A single genomic interval of Struthio camelus isolate bStrCam1 chromosome 9, bStrCam1.hap1, whole genome shotgun sequence harbors:
- the RAP2B gene encoding ras-related protein Rap-2b yields the protein MREYKVVVLGSGGVGKSALTVQFVTGSFIEKYDPTIEDFYRKEIEVDSSPSVLEILDTAGTEQFASMRDLYIKNGQGFILVYSLVNQQSFQDIKPMRDQITRVKRYERVPMILVGNKVDLEGEREVSFGEGKALAEEWSCPFMETSAKNKASVDELFAEIVRQMNYAAQPGGDEPCCAACAIL from the coding sequence atGCGGGAGTACAAAGTGGTGGTGCTGGGCTCGGGCGGCGTGGGCAAGTCCGCCCTCACCGTGCAGTTCGTCACCGGCTCCTTCATCGAGAAGTACGACCCCACCATCGAGGACTTCTACCGCAAGGAGATCGAGGTGGACTCGTCGCCCTCGGTGCTGGAGATCCTGGACACGgcgggcacggagcagttcgccTCCATGCGGGACCTCTACATCAAGAACGGGCAGGGCTTCATCCTGGTCTACAGCCTGGTGAACCAGCAGAGCTTCCAGGACATCAAGCCCATGCGGGACCAGATCACGCGCGTCAAGCGGTACGAGCGGGTGCCCATgatcctggtgggcaacaaggtGGACCTGGAGGGCGAGCGGGAGGTGTCGTTCGGGGAGGGCAAGGCGCTGGCCGAGGAGTGGAGCTGCCCCTTCATGGAGACCTCGGCCAAGAACAAGGCGTCGGTGGACGAGCTCTTCGCCGAGATCGTGCGGCAGATGAACTACGCGGCGCAGCCGGGCGGCGACGAGCCCTGCTGCGCCGCCTGCGCCATCCTCtga